Genomic segment of Dermacentor albipictus isolate Rhodes 1998 colony chromosome 5, USDA_Dalb.pri_finalv2, whole genome shotgun sequence:
gctgtcgcgttaaaataaaggctagtatgcttcgcatcctgggcttaaccttagctaagccacagccattttttttaatttatgaaaagaaatgtacgcaagatGGCGTCTTCCTCACACAATGCTGGTAAGCAGCGAAATCAACAAGGGATGCCAGCGCCGGCCGATTCTAAGCCAActgagtcgggctgagtcacttggctttcacgagatagcgataaggCGACCTAGAATGatgtaggtcgcgtatgttgtctccaGGTGAAAAACAAGCGCGTCGGCGACAATATTCGATGACTCGTTCGGTTTCCCGAGGACACGCATCCTGGAGCGAGGaacgttttcgacggaataatcgtaCGCTTTgggctagctgctttatttttgctGTGGGGGAAAACTGTTTTGATTTATCATGAACGTTAGGTTCagcgccttcatttcagtttcttaggcgaaatgTCAAAATTGTATCACGTTACGGAAGCGAAACGGGGCCAGTTTGTACGCGTCGCGCCTAGGTCACGACGTCACACATTGAAGGAAACGGCGAAATGTCCAGAATCGTGGAGGAAGGAAGATGTCCAGAACAGAGCCCCTGGAGAGGTCGGCAGGCTACCATATTGAAGGCCAACAGCAACGATATTTAGGAGTTAGTAAAGAAAGCCTAGTTGCAGATAGTGTAGCAGGCACCCGTGAAAACTTTCAAGTTCGAAATGCGAGTGAACTCGCCACAAGAAGTTCGCCAATATAGACGATTTTTGACGCCGAAACTCGAGAAACGCCGCAAATGACGCAGAAACCAGAAAGTTCCCAACCAGCGCTGCTGCTCGGCATGCTCTCCGAGAtaaggcgacgccgacggcgtGCTAAAAAATGTCGAAGGAGACGTGTGAGAGTTTCGTCACATCCGCTAACCAGGTGTATGCGTAGTCTGCTATAAGGGGCTATTTAAAGGATTTTAATAAGAAATTAGATGTGTCTTACccgtactcacgtacggggcagaaacctggaggcttacgaaaagtgttctacttaaattgaggacgattcaacgagctatcgaaagaagaatgatgggtgtaaccttatgggataagaaaagagccgatttggtgagggaacaaatgcgagtaaatgacatcttacttgaaatcaagaaaaagaaatggacatgggcaggacatgtaatgaggagggaagataaccgatggtcattaagggttacggactggattgcaagggaagggaagcgcagcagggggcggcagaaagttaggtgggtggatgagattaaaaagtttgcagggacaacatggccacaattagtacatgactggggtagttggataagtatgggagaggcctttgccctgcagtgggcgtaagcaggctgatgatgatgatgattaataaGAAATTTAGTCAACTGCAGCCTTCAAGCTTTGCCAGAACTAATATATAAcctaatataataatatataaccAAATACCCagagtgaaatttcgttgcagttgtccTTTAGAAAATAACCTCGCTGTCCTGCGTCAATCCACAGTCCAGTTACAGCGGTAACTGTCGCACTGTATCATATGCTTGTTATTCCGTAGTAACgcgtattaacgcgacagcgttaagggccccgtgtcgatGAAAATCCTGTGTCTGTCGGCGTCGGTGgggttgtccgtgagcgaaaactgtctcatatatttaggtatatgtgtatatgccacgccttgctatatgacacgcagtatatgcgggttatattgccacaccattctatcgctAAACTTGCTCGTACCTTGTCTTAACATTCTAGACAAAGTTATTCTtcgaaattttgagaatgacagcccacaaacaaatgtcatgaaacaagacaccgacagcgcatgccttttatattACATCTTCTCAGAcctaaatattaaaagtgcgaaacaataacagaaacctgaaaaagAATGTaattttttggcgcggctgtACACTACCTCTGGGAACGGCCCACGCTAGTGGCcgagtttctaccagaaagcacgCCTTCCTGCATAGCGATTCGCCGCCagagtttcccggtaaacattacggtttaATAAGCTgtggttgccgggaagcgtgagaagcagtcggggacctttgaatgatatcgcgttccactcttaaaggcgaagcgtcctccaagtttttgaCCTTGTGATGACTGCGATTAATCAGCAATAACGttgagagaaagaaaagggaaaagagGGCATGCAGGGATGTCGACTAGACGCaagcccggtttgctaccctacagttgTAGCTGGAAAAAGGGGGTTAAGGgatgacaaagacaaaaaaaaaaacctctggGAGCACGTCCGGAGGTGCGTATGTACATTTGCCACCAAGAATGATTTTGAATCTAGGTGATACAACGTGGTTCCTTAGCCGAAgactctctgtctttcctgtcaataaatccTATTCTATTGAAGTTTGTATTTTTGTGTTCATATTGAGAAAAGTAAAACGATAAAATTAACACGCGCAGTACTCTtcgctgtttccttttttttttcttccaaaagCTTCCAGCGGACAGTAAAAAAGCTCCTATGAGAACCTCAGGAAGGTATAAGGGAGGATGTTGTAAACGCCTTCAtcaaaaggagaaaaaataaaaataaaagaaacaaaaacattagattaattatgagagtgtccaacaagaaaggcgACGTAGGTGAGGACatactccttagggctcaccatgctttcctcatgagtcatgtcatgtcatggtcgacctgagctagtgcgctctaatATGCTACTCTGCagtggggaagagggaaggggagggaaagtactgggatggatgatgatgataagagaagttgtgagtgcttatgtacatgagacagttgtcttgctagagccactcgtcgagcttggtgtcctgcagaaacttcaacaacactttagttgcacgcatTGAGGTTGctgtgtcaggccatgggccgagcatagcttcctccgactgtggttgcctgccaacgctggctaggacaCTTTCCAACGTTCTTCACTCCAGCGTATATGCTAGGCAATCGCACCTTATGTATTCTAGCGTTTCAGTCATCTGGCATTGTTCACAGTCAGGGCTGTTCGACTGTACAAACTTCAAACTTTAAAATAATATAGCCTGAAAATCGATAGCAACGATCAGTATTTAACTTAATAtcgtttttaaattacaaaattatATTTTACTATTCTTCCCTTTTTACCTatactgccgcccgattcatgtcCTCCGTGGGCCGAGGCCCCGTAGTGGGTCGAGCCATATCCGTAGCCAACGAACCAAGCCAAGCGGCGCGTGGGGCGCGATTGCGCGCAGCAGCCCCGCAGCGGCTTCTCTTGGCTCTTGGCTTAGCACGCGAGCAACGTTGCAAGGCCGAGCGCGGTGCTCTAATCACGGCCGCCGAGCCAGGAGACACATTTATGTTGTGCTCGGTCGCCGACTCTGAGGCCAAGCTGCTGCCATCGGGCATGAACGTGAGTGCTGCGTCTACGTTCTATATatatgtacagtcgcggtcaaaaatacgcggcccacggctccagtcggcggagcggccgcgagctgcaccgcggcgctcgcgtcggcgctgcgagagtttgcgctctgacgacaggtatctccctcgctctcgggcggatacgtaacacggttgataaagttcaagtgcatcgttcagctgtttcgagatagcgagggagatacctgtcgtcagagcgcaaactctcgcagcgccgacgcgagcgccgcggtgcggctcgcggccgctccgcccactggagccgtgggccgcgtatttttgaccgcgactgtacatatATAGCGTGCGACGAACAACAGGGTAATCTCTCATGCGATAAGTGGTCATTCGCGCGCGTTCCATTCTGCATCCTGACACGATGCGCGCGAATTGCGCCTCGTTCGAATGCGCGTCGTCCCGTTCTCGCCACGTACTGTAAACTCCATCCTTCGCGATGTGGGCTCATCAATCGCAGCTGTTATTCGGAAGTgcgttccgcggcagcgtcgcgGGCTTTAGCGCATGTAAGGCACTGCGACGACATGCGAGGACAGGATTCGGATGTTATCAATGTAACTCAACAAACATGATGCAACGTGTTTACCTGCCCTCATTGCACAGTGCTGCCTGTAAAGGTTATACGCAAGCACTCGCACCGTTCGAGCGTTCCGTCATATGAACCACATCCTTCGCTGCAAGCTGACGCAATAATACAAATAATACTGGTGCCCTGAGACACTGTGGAACATTGCCCGTAAACATACGTATATCATCGCAACGATATATTCTATCGTCTATCGGTAGACCCCATTCCTTCTTTTCCCGTCATAGCCAAGCGTGTCACTATATTGCCTGACAAAGCTTCcccctctctctatttctctctcggTGCAAAGAGCGCAAAGCTTGCGCAAATCTCTTAGCGGGAAGCACATACTGTAGAAGGCACACCCATGCGAAAAGTGGTGCACATATATTCGACTGGTGTAATGCAGACGGATGTAACTGAAGAAGCCGGTCGACACATGCCTTGGTGTTACTTGGGGTTCGCCTGCACGCTGTtcaataatttacacccttaaaagcgaAAAAAAGTTTAAATCGGCTCTATACCTCGCACCTTTGCACCCCTTTTAGGTGTAAGAGTGTAGTTTATCCTTCAGCGTATCAGCAGACTCTGTCACAAAGAATAAAGCATCCCTGATGGTCCTTTGAAAAGCAGGAAACGTGTAGGTCTGTTTACTGTTTTTATGACCCGACGTGCCGTTACCGCAACGACGTCAGCATGGTGCGATCACCTCCTAGAAAAATGCGACGCCAAGTGAAGATGTTACCATTCTCAGCTGGGATTATCAGATAAGAAATGCAATCCAgctagtttatttttttttacgtaacTTTCGCAGCTGGTAAATGTTTGCTGTTGCATCGATTCCATGCCTCACAAGGAGAATGAAAAGGCATGCGCATTCTGTATTTGTAGGATCTGCTTTAAATTGTGATTCGTCAGGCAGGGTCGATCGACTGCAATGGGTTCGGTAAGGTGTGGTTTCACACAAGAGGAGAGCTTAGGTAACACGGACCAGGATGCATGCAAGTTTCGGGCCACTGAGTCGCCTGCTGTCATCGGGGTCATAACATTAGTTTAGAGCCGTCGACATTTCCTGGAAGCTCCATTGTTAAGAGCACAtgccatgatttttttttgcttgacagAAACTAGCATGAAACCTTACCTGCAAAGTGAAATAAAACTATATTTGTGAAGTAAAGTAATGATCGAGTTCGCGACCACCGAGCTCCTCCGGTAAGACCGATGTCACAGTATATGTGGCAGGACTGTTCTGCCCTGTTGGCCTGTTTGAGACAAAGGCGCCAGCTTGAAGCGTACGTATGCGTAAGCGAAAGAGAAGCCATAATTGGTTGTATATTTCTACTAAAGGTTGAAAGGAGGAAATGAATTATGAATAGTTGCAAATTGGTAGTGCAGTGGTCCGCACAAAACGAAACAATAGGTAAGTACACAAACTCACCTCTAGGTCGCAAGCAGGAATCGTCCCGCAACTGTGGCCACACAGGTCTCTAGAGTGACTTCCAGGCCGCTATGGAGACTTAGTTTAAGggattgatttgattgatttgCTTTCATTTGTTACAAAACGTTACAAATACCGTTAACTTACCAgcagagggggggaggggggagggtccACTTCTCGGCTAAGGAATGGAGAACTGATATGGTGTCTCAGAGACGACGGCGAAGCCCACGCCCAGTTGCACATGGCACTGTGTCTCACGCGGCGAACGCTGTATCCAGTGTTGTTCAAACGCAAGATCTACTATACTACCTGCTGTTGTGCTACTTGTTCCTGACATTTACTAAATCGGCGGCAGTCGCCAACGGCTGTGCGGACCCAACTACGAGTCTTAAACTTGTTGAAGCATACGTCGTCGAGCCTTCTTCGAGCACACGTCTTCGAGTCCGTGCGCGACGCGTGCTCGTCCCACGCAGGAGGACTCGCACAGCCCCGGCTGCTCCTACCCCGGCGGCAGCAGGCGCGCACCGCCGCGGTCGGTGTTGCGCCAGCGGCTGCTGGGCAACTTCCTGCAGCGTCGGGCACCCGCCGCCAGGGACGCGTTCCCGGAGACCGAGATGATGTTCCCGCTGCTGCCCGACAGCCCGACGGAGGCCTGGAGCGGCGGCTACCCGCTGGACAGCCCTCCGGCCTCCCTGCGGCGCCGCTCGGCCAACGGCCGGACGCAGGGTCCGAGCTCGGCGCGGACGGGCAGCTCGGCGGCCCGCAACCGGACGTCCCGCGACGGCGGTTCGCGCCAGGGCGGTCACCGGCGGCACCACGCCGCGCGCGACGCTGGAGCCAGGAGGAGCGTGTCCAGCGGTTTCTTCAAGAGGATCTTCCGGGGAACGCCGCGGAAGTACTCGGTGCGTGTCGAAGCAGCGTGTGCTGGTTCTTTAATtcgaactagggtggttgcttgggccagttggtaatccatgatcaaaaataacgtacagcgcgaaggacaaggacagcgatagacgtacagcgctgtgtatgtcgtctatcgctgtccttgtccttcgcgctgtgcgttatttttgatcatgaattaccaactagcccaagcaaccaccctagttcacttcatttctagtacaatgggccatTTCTCTTCgtcacagcgctgtgtatgtcgtctatcgctgtcccatgtccttcgtgctgtacgttatttttgatcttTAATTAGACTTCTGCGCGCACAAAGgcaggacgtcgaacgaagaagggacacgcaacttcgttcgacgtcctgtctgTGTGCGCGCAAAAACCATgtaaaaccaactcgcccaaaacgtaACGCTTTTGATCAGCGTATAGTGTCCGAGGAAAAAACTCGTAGGTCATCGTGCTAGGCCTGATCGACTGCAATGCGATAGCAGTATCGATCGTTATCGGCGCACGCTGCGCCTGTTATTCCGCTGCATGCCTCCAGGACCGGCCTTATTTACGAACCGCATTACGCTAATCGTCCGCGCCAGGATTGGCGCGCTTAATTTTTTTGCGTCGACGCCGACAATGAAGGCCGCTGATTGCCGCGAGTATATATATGATGTTACATTTAAAAACTTGGCGTACCATTGGGAGTAAAAAAAGAATCGATGAAAGATAACCCATAGAATATTGGGTACCTTTTAAGGGCGCATAAATAAAAGGTATACAGCATTCTTGCTCGCTAATTGCCTCGGTATTGCGAGGCCGAGTTCGTGTGGGCTTCGACTTTGCCGGGCCCGGTCTCTGACTTCGATATCCCATAACGTAGATGGCGACACGAGCATCGAAAGAAGGGCGTACAAAGATTGCAGAATCAATTATTGCACAGCCCAAGTTGTGCAGTTCGCGTTAAACGCGGCTCGCACGCTTAATGGTGTTGAACAGGTGAACAGACATTCCCTCCGGTGCGTTCCAACGGACACCGGGATCGCCTGGCAATAACATTTTGGCCCAGGAATCGCCGTTCACTGTCAACGAAGCGCCGCGTCCGCTTTTCTCGAGAAGCACCGTCGCTGCATACTCACTTTCTCGAATCGTGTGGAGTGGAGGAACGTTCTAGGATAAAGGGGTCAGATTTCTTGGATAAAGtggtcagatttttttttttaatgcgaggataaatgcctcagggcatacaagggtatgggatgggggtgaataaggatgaataaatgaatgaaaaaagatttgctgacttaatgaagtccaagagggatttCTAGGACAAAGTGGTCAGATTTCTAAAATAAAGTGGTCATATTTCTAAGATAAAGTGGTCCGATTTCTAAGATAAGGTGGTCAGATTCCTAGGATAAAGTGGTAAGATTTCTAAGATAAAGTGGTCAGATTTCTAAGATAAGAGGGTCAGATCTACCTCCCGAGAACACCTTGCATCAAGGCTGTAGGCCACCAGAGGTCGCCTTCTCTATTGCCTGTGGTCATGCGTCGGACAAATGGTGCAACGGAGGCTCCCTGGACTTACGTAGGCTGACGACACAGCTCTACTAGCGGTCAATAAAAGATATTTACAGACAGTTGCGAATATCTGTGGCAATGCAGTGGCAAATCTGGGCCTCAGGTTTAGCACAGAGACATCGGGAATTGTAATCTTTAATGAAGATACGAGCAATTACGTGGTGTCAGTTCAACAGCAAGTCacacccatagtcaagcaatataaatacattggcgtgtacataaacgaaggaaatacccaagcacccaccaagagaatctgaaaataaaggggaagcggaatgcttCCATAATGAAACACAAAGCATTGTGGAACCATAATGagtatgaggtggtgcgtggaatctggaaaggggTAATGGCACCAGCGCTAACGCTCATAAGTGCCATTCTATGCTTAAAATCTTATGTCGTGTCGGGGCTGGAAGTTTACCAGAGATAGGTAGGTCGGTTgactttgggagcccacggtaaagCCAGAAATGAGGCAGTGCTGGGTGACAttggttgggcctcttttgaaatatgagaagcacagagcaaaattagttttgaagactcgggaacatggatgaaaataaacgggcagctaaagtgcacaagtatctgtacttgaAAAGCATGGAGACAGAATGGACGAAGAgctcaagaaagttggcaaccaagtacaagtTAATTGAAACTGTACATAGACAACCAGCTAGGAGTCATAatgaagaaagtgagagaaacagagacagttaaTTGGATACAAAGAATGGAAGCAAAAAGTATACCATGGatatttacaagaatgggaagaaagaaattagaagggggAAAATCTGTACGACAACACAAAGGGCAATGCCTTGCTAGCTGAGGCTCGAAacggttgcctaaggacaaaaacataccggagcaaatattcgcagatagatgaggcatgtgtatgctgcagcagaAATGCGGAGACCACTCGGCACATCGCAATAGAATGCGAAGCGATACGCCCAGTGAGAaacgtaggtaacgtacaccttccagaagcgcttgggtttaaagtggacggaagcgtcaaccggtcagcagtcgaaataAGCGAGAGACGTTGAGAGTATTGGTGGTAAAAAGGCAGGGAAGATGATACAAATGGATCTCTTACAGTCATGGCTAGCTGTACAAGGTAGATATTGAAGGAAGAAAGATTAGGGAGATGCACACAAAAATTTTAGATAAAAAACGTGTATAGCATATACCTGATCAAATGAAGCATGCTAAGTGACTATTTTTCAGTGCCCCATTTTAAACTGGATGtcactaaatcatcatcatcatcaccgtgaTAGTATGACCACCACTGCAATCTGGTCGCACCCAGGTACCCCAAATGTGTCCATAGCTTTATTTATCTTCCTGGTCAACACGCGCAACCTCTTTGTACAGATATATGTTACTCCaactaaacaaaagaaatatgTTCTTGTCGTCCGAAATGTCTGGCTACTATCTAGCGCTATCAGTCGGTCGGTTGATCAAAATTACGCCCCCTTAAGTTTCTTGTTAATgccaaaaaaatataaaagaaaggggcgctaatattaaaaaaataacgaTATTTTAAAAATAACTAATGCTGCAATACGACAACACTATGTATAAGGTATCTCATCTTTCTCATTGGTTGATTTTTTGTGTTCATTCCTAGTGTCCATTTCGGTGCCTATGTATGTTTTCGGCGTTCTTTTCTGTAACCTTTTTTACTGCCGCcttgtagagggggctgcgggctcctgtcaagctgccgtttgttcgtgcagcttttacctgcagcctcctccatcttgcttgatgggaaataaacattattattattattattattattattattattattattattattaaatacatCCAGCGGTTGCCTCGAAATCGCATCACTCGTTGACAACTATGTCGACGCATGCCGCACTGAGCGGGCAATCCAATGCAGCGGCTTGTCGGCTCCGCAACGCCGCAGTTGCCGCCCGAGCCGAAGGACACGTCCCCAGAGCTGAGCTTCAGCGAAGTGATGATGCGCTACCACCAGCAGTCCCCGGACTCCGGCAACTCGTTCGGCTCGGCCACGAAGAAGTCGGCGT
This window contains:
- the LOC135920543 gene encoding uncharacterized protein codes for the protein MSSVGRGPVVGRAISVANEPSQAARGARLRAAAPQRLLLALGLAREQRCKAERGALITAAEPGDTFMLCSVADSEAKLLPSGMNEDSHSPGCSYPGGSRRAPPRSVLRQRLLGNFLQRRAPAARDAFPETEMMFPLLPDSPTEAWSGGYPLDSPPASLRRRSANGRTQGPSSARTGSSAARNRTSRDGGSRQGGHRRHHAARDAGARRSVSSGFFKRIFRGTPRKYSRLVGSATPQLPPEPKDTSPELSFSEVMMRYHQQSPDSGNSFGSATKKSASERKTMPEVVPAAPPPAQRKKRFTAHERKMVYVKILQDALSNQDACPNSALMVTPDVESGWFLVSFHVWVRHDHQPLKDAVAAKRFPKPGATYFVHGGTGTL